One window of the Archangium primigenium genome contains the following:
- a CDS encoding sigma 54-interacting transcriptional regulator, whose protein sequence is MSPSPTTPAPKRAKVLVVDDDQIVLKAVTSILTREGYQVVSIDDAVEGLTAAKDPSIDVAVLDIKMPNLSGMDLLRGIKAARSDVEVIMMTAFATVETAVEAVKAGAYDYLTKPFENIDEVSMTVAKAAERKSLRDRARALEEALSARNQFEDLVGQSSQMRAVFKLVETVSHSTATVLIQGESGTGKELVARAIHYRSARKDKPFIAVNCSALTDTLLDAELFGHVKGSFTGATYNKKGFFEAADGGTIFLDEIGDVPPATQVRLLRVLQEGEVKRVGANEPVKVDVRVIAATHVDLSRAKEEGKFREDLFYRLNVITIDLPPLRDRPEDVPLLTHHFLKLYTAKAGKRVTGFTPRALEALTCNRWMGNVRELENVIERAVVLTSKEVLDTDDLPPGFQEAPQAGAQVEVFSLAHLPYAQAKRLAMRAFERRYLTALLEKHNHNVSSAARAAGVDRSNFRRLLKQYEVAGRSMKRSKDGDDDDALDAAS, encoded by the coding sequence GTGAGTCCGTCACCCACCACCCCCGCTCCCAAGCGCGCCAAGGTCCTGGTCGTGGATGACGATCAGATCGTCCTCAAGGCCGTGACGTCCATCCTCACCCGCGAGGGCTATCAGGTCGTCTCCATCGATGACGCGGTGGAGGGGCTGACCGCGGCGAAGGATCCGTCCATCGACGTGGCCGTGCTGGACATCAAGATGCCCAACCTGTCCGGCATGGACCTGTTGCGCGGCATCAAGGCGGCGCGCTCGGACGTGGAGGTCATCATGATGACCGCGTTCGCCACCGTGGAGACGGCGGTGGAGGCGGTCAAGGCCGGCGCGTACGACTACCTCACCAAGCCCTTCGAGAACATCGACGAAGTGAGCATGACGGTGGCCAAGGCCGCCGAGCGCAAGTCCCTGCGCGACAGGGCCCGGGCGCTGGAGGAGGCGCTCAGCGCGCGCAACCAGTTCGAGGACCTGGTGGGCCAGTCCTCGCAGATGCGCGCCGTGTTCAAGCTGGTGGAGACGGTGAGCCACTCCACGGCCACGGTGCTCATCCAGGGCGAGAGCGGCACGGGCAAGGAGCTCGTGGCGCGCGCCATCCACTACCGCAGCGCGCGCAAGGACAAGCCCTTCATCGCGGTGAACTGCTCGGCCCTGACGGACACGCTCCTGGACGCGGAGCTGTTCGGTCACGTGAAGGGCAGCTTCACGGGCGCCACCTACAACAAGAAGGGCTTCTTCGAGGCGGCCGACGGCGGCACCATCTTCCTCGACGAGATCGGCGACGTGCCGCCCGCCACCCAGGTGCGCCTGCTTCGCGTGCTCCAGGAGGGCGAGGTCAAGCGCGTGGGCGCCAACGAGCCGGTGAAGGTGGACGTGCGTGTCATCGCCGCCACGCACGTGGACCTGAGCCGCGCCAAGGAAGAGGGCAAGTTCCGCGAGGATCTCTTCTACCGGCTCAACGTCATCACCATCGACCTGCCGCCCCTGCGCGATCGCCCCGAGGACGTGCCGCTGCTCACGCACCACTTCCTCAAGCTCTACACCGCCAAGGCGGGCAAGCGCGTGACGGGCTTCACGCCCCGCGCCCTGGAGGCCCTCACCTGCAACCGGTGGATGGGCAACGTGCGCGAGCTGGAGAACGTCATCGAGCGCGCCGTGGTGCTCACCTCCAAGGAGGTGCTGGACACGGACGACCTGCCGCCGGGCTTCCAGGAGGCGCCCCAGGCCGGAGCCCAGGTGGAGGTGTTCAGCCTCGCGCACCTGCCCTATGCCCAGGCCAAGCGCCTGGCCATGCGCGCCTTCGAGCGGCGCTACCTCACCGCGCTGCTCGAGAAGCACAACCACAACGTCTCCAGCGCCGCGCGCGCCGCCGGCGTGGATCGCTCCAACTTCCGCCGCCTGCTCAAGCAGTACGAGGTGGCCGGCCGCTCCATGAAGCGCTCCAAGGACGGCGACGACGACGATGCCCTGGACGCGGCCTCCTAG
- a CDS encoding response regulator, producing the protein MPRGRLLLVDDEEYILKSIRRVLRRGDWQIETASDAEEGLKALERFTPEVVISDFRMPGMNGVEFLSRVKAQVPRAQRIMLTGQADQQAIEEAINRSEIFRFISKPWNDSHLVLTVKSAFEQYALQAENERLLRVTQQQNDELRRLNAELETRVALRTHLLSQAKREWELSFDSMDTPLAVVRQDYGVRRANRAYLELAGDRLKEPLSEEGSEQLCHKLLFDRDQPCPNCPLPAAVEHARGSRAEIHGRGRVYAMSAYPLTGEGRAVCAYRDITDEREMTRRFIETEKMAAVGQLAGGVAHEINNPLGGILAFAQLMKRDEGRDPADLESLGLIEESALRCKRIVESLLKFSRHSRTEDRRPFQLTKCAEDSAVLFGAQLKSYPKVRMELRLEPHLPELFGDPGQLSQVMLNLLQNGLHALPPSGGMLTLETGREEDRCFFRVADTGSGIEERYLTRIFEPSFTTKPPGQGTGLGLAIAYRIVEDHGGIFKVDTQMGEGSRFTVYIPIPLQLERLP; encoded by the coding sequence GTGCCACGCGGGCGGCTGCTGCTGGTGGACGACGAGGAGTACATCCTGAAGTCGATCCGTCGGGTGCTCCGTCGTGGTGATTGGCAGATCGAGACGGCCTCCGATGCGGAGGAGGGCCTCAAGGCCCTGGAGCGTTTCACGCCCGAGGTGGTCATCTCGGACTTCCGCATGCCGGGCATGAACGGCGTGGAGTTCCTCAGCCGCGTGAAGGCGCAGGTACCCCGCGCCCAGCGCATCATGCTCACGGGACAGGCGGACCAACAGGCCATCGAGGAGGCCATCAACCGCTCGGAGATCTTCCGCTTCATCTCCAAGCCGTGGAACGACAGCCATCTGGTGCTCACGGTCAAGAGCGCCTTCGAGCAGTACGCCCTGCAGGCGGAGAACGAGCGGCTGCTGCGGGTCACCCAGCAGCAGAACGACGAGTTGCGCCGGCTCAACGCGGAGCTGGAGACGCGCGTGGCGCTGCGCACGCACCTCTTGAGCCAGGCCAAGCGTGAGTGGGAGCTGTCGTTCGACTCCATGGACACGCCCCTGGCGGTGGTGCGCCAGGACTACGGGGTGCGCCGCGCCAACCGGGCCTACCTGGAGCTCGCGGGGGACCGGCTCAAGGAGCCCCTGAGCGAGGAGGGCTCCGAGCAGCTGTGTCACAAGCTGCTCTTCGACCGGGATCAGCCCTGCCCCAACTGCCCGCTGCCCGCGGCGGTGGAGCACGCCCGGGGCAGCCGCGCGGAGATCCACGGCCGGGGCCGGGTGTACGCCATGTCCGCCTACCCGCTCACGGGCGAGGGCCGCGCGGTGTGCGCGTACCGGGACATCACGGACGAGCGGGAGATGACCCGCCGGTTCATCGAGACGGAGAAGATGGCGGCGGTGGGTCAGCTCGCCGGCGGCGTGGCGCACGAGATCAACAACCCGCTGGGCGGCATCCTCGCCTTCGCGCAGTTGATGAAGCGCGACGAGGGCCGAGACCCCGCGGACCTGGAGTCCTTGGGGCTCATCGAGGAGAGCGCGCTGCGCTGCAAGCGCATCGTGGAGAGCCTGCTCAAGTTCAGCCGTCACAGTCGGACCGAGGATCGCCGGCCCTTCCAGCTCACCAAGTGCGCGGAGGACTCGGCGGTGCTCTTCGGCGCGCAGCTCAAGTCGTACCCCAAGGTGCGCATGGAGCTGCGGCTCGAGCCCCATCTGCCGGAGCTGTTCGGAGACCCCGGACAATTGTCGCAGGTGATGCTCAACCTCTTGCAGAACGGTCTGCACGCCCTTCCGCCCTCGGGAGGAATGCTGACCTTGGAGACGGGGAGGGAAGAGGACCGATGCTTCTTCCGCGTCGCCGATACGGGCAGTGGCATCGAGGAGCGCTACCTCACGCGCATCTTCGAACCCTCGTTCACCACCAAGCCCCCGGGCCAGGGCACGGGCCTGGGCCTGGCGATCGCCTACCGGATCGTCGAGGACCACGGGGGCATCTTCAAGGTGGACACCCAGATGGGTGAGGGCTCCCGCTTCACCGTGTACATCCCCATTCCCCTGCAGCTCGAGAGGTTGCCGTGA
- a CDS encoding glycosyltransferase, whose translation MGTAPSISLFFPAWNEEDYVERSVMRALEVLPRLTDDFEIIVVNDASTDRTQAICEELAARIPQFRFVTHPVNLKLGGAMRTGLSASTKDVVVYSDIDLPFDLKELERALHLMKYLEADMICAFRFDRTSEGPKRIAYSFAYNLLIRTLFGVHMKDINFSFKVMHRRVLESVELNSQGSFIDAELVVKAIHQGFKVFQMGVDYFPRTRGVSTLSSPAVILKMVRELSKLYPETRWPQATQRPVRLPPSVAPLHGVAREKTSTSG comes from the coding sequence GTGGGCACTGCACCCAGCATCAGTCTTTTCTTCCCCGCCTGGAACGAGGAGGACTACGTCGAGCGCTCGGTGATGCGCGCCCTCGAGGTCCTCCCCCGCCTGACGGACGATTTCGAGATCATCGTCGTCAACGATGCGTCCACCGACCGCACCCAGGCCATCTGCGAGGAGCTCGCGGCGCGCATCCCCCAGTTTCGTTTCGTCACCCACCCGGTGAACCTCAAGCTCGGTGGCGCCATGCGCACCGGCCTGTCCGCGTCCACCAAGGACGTGGTCGTGTACTCGGACATCGACCTGCCCTTCGATCTCAAGGAGCTGGAGCGGGCGCTGCACCTGATGAAGTACCTGGAAGCGGACATGATCTGCGCCTTCCGCTTCGACCGCACGAGCGAGGGGCCCAAGCGCATCGCCTACTCGTTCGCCTACAACCTGCTCATCCGCACGCTGTTCGGTGTCCACATGAAGGACATCAACTTCAGCTTCAAGGTGATGCACCGCCGGGTGCTGGAGTCGGTGGAGCTCAACAGCCAGGGCTCGTTCATCGACGCGGAGCTGGTGGTGAAGGCCATCCACCAGGGCTTCAAGGTCTTCCAGATGGGCGTGGACTACTTCCCGCGCACGCGCGGCGTCTCCACGCTGTCCTCGCCCGCCGTCATCCTCAAGATGGTGCGCGAGCTGAGCAAGCTCTACCCGGAGACGCGCTGGCCGCAGGCGACCCAGCGGCCCGTGCGCCTGCCCCCCTCCGTGGCCCCGCTGCACGGCGTGGCGCGCGAGAAGACGTCCACCTCCGGGTGA
- a CDS encoding ChbG/HpnK family deacetylase has translation MTRTRLIVNADDLGLHPALDTGILRAHREGIVTSATLLVMGPGAPEAVARAREQGLALGVHLALSTRLAPAADPAHVPTVAPGGRLRASWADFARAWLTGQVRGEELERELAAQLARARALGAPVDHLDAHQHLHLLPGVRPRVEALARREGLPVRWPDRLPRPSWWRTPGPAVKTTLLTLLARSAPRAASGVRRVSAGGVFEAGQLSESTLLALLERLPAGDFELGCHPGEGHPHVPEDPAWTYGWQSELDALTSPRVRARLKDVGVELTTYGALSAT, from the coding sequence GTGACGCGCACGCGCCTCATCGTCAACGCGGACGACCTCGGGCTGCACCCCGCGCTGGACACGGGCATCCTCCGGGCCCATCGCGAGGGCATCGTCACCAGCGCCACCCTGCTCGTCATGGGGCCCGGCGCGCCCGAGGCCGTGGCGCGCGCCCGGGAGCAGGGGCTCGCCCTGGGCGTGCACCTGGCCTTGTCCACCCGGCTGGCCCCCGCGGCCGACCCCGCGCACGTGCCCACCGTGGCCCCCGGCGGACGGCTGCGCGCGAGCTGGGCCGACTTCGCCCGGGCGTGGCTCACGGGCCAGGTGCGCGGCGAGGAGCTGGAGCGGGAGCTCGCCGCGCAGCTCGCCCGCGCGCGGGCCCTGGGCGCCCCCGTGGACCACCTGGATGCCCACCAGCACCTGCACCTGCTGCCCGGCGTGCGGCCCCGCGTGGAGGCCCTCGCCCGGCGCGAGGGACTGCCCGTGCGCTGGCCGGATCGCCTGCCCCGACCGTCGTGGTGGCGCACGCCCGGCCCCGCGGTGAAGACGACCCTGCTCACGCTGCTCGCCCGGAGCGCGCCGCGCGCCGCCTCGGGCGTGCGGCGCGTGAGCGCGGGCGGCGTGTTCGAGGCGGGCCAGCTCTCCGAGTCCACCCTGCTCGCCCTGCTCGAGCGCCTGCCCGCGGGGGACTTCGAGCTGGGGTGTCACCCCGGCGAGGGCCATCCCCACGTGCCCGAGGATCCGGCGTGGACGTACGGCTGGCAGTCGGAGTTGGACGCGCTCACCAGCCCCCGCGTCCGCGCCCGACTGAAGGACGTCGGCGTGGAGCTGACCACCTACGGCGCGTTGTCCGCCACGTAG
- a CDS encoding diguanylate cyclase: MLEQDGFAIRLVSAGAEAQRLLPEAHLVLLVLGPPGSPSRALLQHLMARDDEGSGPSLIALVPAEERAAMLAALRLGAEVVRTPVDPEELQARMVRCIQDRARLDALMTRVNALERLSITDGLTQVHNHRYFQDRLREEFRRAQRYDDPLSLILIDLDHFKSFNDTHGHQVGDIVLRDVAAQLQRGVRETDLLARYGGEEFAILLPRTPLAGALTVAERVWREMATLRTGPERTLRVTASVGVSSFPHHAVGSADQLVRSADESLYRAKHEGRNRVCVHTALSSTERPVPR, translated from the coding sequence ATGTTGGAACAGGACGGCTTCGCCATCCGGTTGGTGTCCGCGGGCGCGGAGGCCCAACGGTTGCTGCCCGAAGCACATCTGGTGTTGCTCGTGTTGGGGCCACCGGGAAGTCCTTCGCGCGCGTTGCTTCAACACCTGATGGCGCGAGATGACGAGGGCAGTGGCCCCTCGCTCATCGCGCTGGTGCCCGCCGAGGAGCGCGCCGCGATGCTCGCCGCGCTGCGCTTGGGCGCGGAGGTGGTGCGCACGCCGGTGGATCCCGAGGAGCTCCAAGCACGCATGGTCCGCTGCATCCAGGACCGCGCGCGGCTGGATGCGCTGATGACCCGCGTGAACGCGCTGGAACGTTTGTCCATCACGGATGGACTCACGCAGGTGCACAACCACCGCTACTTCCAGGACCGGCTGCGCGAGGAGTTCCGGCGCGCCCAGCGCTACGACGATCCGCTGTCGCTCATCCTCATCGACCTGGATCACTTCAAGAGCTTCAACGACACGCACGGCCACCAGGTGGGAGACATCGTGCTGCGCGACGTGGCGGCCCAACTGCAGCGCGGCGTGCGCGAGACGGACCTGCTCGCGCGCTACGGCGGCGAGGAGTTCGCCATCCTGCTGCCGCGCACGCCCCTGGCCGGCGCGCTCACCGTGGCCGAGCGCGTCTGGCGCGAGATGGCCACGCTGCGCACCGGCCCCGAGCGCACCCTGCGCGTCACGGCCTCCGTGGGCGTCTCCTCGTTCCCCCACCACGCGGTGGGCAGCGCCGACCAGCTCGTGCGCTCCGCGGACGAGTCGCTCTACCGGGCCAAGCACGAGGGCCGTAATCGCGTGTGTGTGCACACGGCCCTCTCGTCCACCGAGCGGCCCGTTCCTCGCTAG
- a CDS encoding hybrid sensor histidine kinase/response regulator: protein MTDPTNEPLHERIRTLEAEVSRQRAILRSSVDFAIVVTDLEARVTDWNRGAEQILGWTAEEMLGEKVDRFFTPEDLALKQPEKEMRQSVEKGRAADERWHLRKGEVRLWAAGEMMPLRDEDGTHRGYVKILRDRTPEHLAGEALRRSEVREDRYRTVLDSLEVGFCIIEVLFAPDGKPVDYVFLDKNLAFERQTGLSDVVGRRMREFAPEHEQHWYDVYGQVARTGVPVRFENRAESLAGRWYEVHALRLGAAGENRVAVLFNDVSQRKRMEDTLRELNANLAQQVEERTRDRDRLWRLSSDLMLVARFDGAITAVNPAWTEMLGWSEAELVGRSLFELVHPDDQTRTAGGANDISEGRALWRFENRYRHKDGSYRWISWTAGPGDGFMVAVGRDITAEKAREETLAKTEEQLRQAQKMEAVGQLTGGLAHDFNNLLTGITGSLELLSIRIAQGRLKELDRYTAAAQGAASRAAALTHRLLAFSRRQTLDPKPVDANRLVEGMADLIRRTVGPEVLVTVSTADGLWSTEVDPHQLENALLNLCINARDAMPGGGRLTIETNNRVLDARVARINDMQPGSYIVLCVSDTGTGMPPDVIAKAFDPFFTTKPLGAGTGLGLSMIYGFTRQSGGHVSIYSEVGNGTTVCLFLPRHLGEAKAEDAAPQLSEAPRAEVGETVLVVDDEAAIRMLVTDVLEELGYRAIEAADGASGLKVLRSEARIDLLVTDVGLPGGMNGRQMADAGRVHRPGLKVLFITGYAEAAVVGHGHLEPGMHVMTKPFPMEALATRIRTLISGE, encoded by the coding sequence ATGACCGACCCGACGAACGAACCACTCCATGAGCGCATCCGGACCCTCGAAGCCGAGGTGTCGCGGCAGCGGGCCATCCTGCGGAGCAGTGTCGACTTCGCCATCGTCGTGACGGACCTCGAGGCCCGGGTCACCGACTGGAACCGGGGCGCCGAGCAGATCCTGGGCTGGACGGCCGAGGAGATGCTCGGTGAGAAGGTGGACCGTTTCTTCACGCCCGAGGATCTCGCGCTCAAGCAGCCGGAAAAGGAGATGCGCCAGTCGGTCGAGAAGGGCCGCGCCGCCGACGAGCGCTGGCACCTGCGCAAGGGCGAGGTCCGCTTGTGGGCCGCGGGCGAGATGATGCCCCTGCGCGACGAGGACGGCACGCACCGGGGCTACGTGAAGATCCTGCGCGACCGGACGCCCGAACACCTGGCCGGCGAGGCGCTGCGCCGCTCGGAGGTGCGGGAGGACCGCTACCGGACCGTGCTCGACTCCCTGGAGGTCGGCTTCTGCATCATCGAGGTGCTCTTCGCGCCGGATGGCAAGCCGGTGGACTATGTCTTCCTCGACAAGAACCTCGCGTTCGAGCGGCAGACGGGCCTGAGCGATGTCGTGGGCCGGCGCATGCGGGAGTTCGCGCCCGAGCACGAGCAGCACTGGTACGACGTCTACGGGCAGGTCGCGCGCACGGGGGTTCCCGTGCGCTTCGAGAATCGCGCCGAGAGCCTGGCGGGCCGCTGGTACGAGGTCCATGCCCTGCGCCTGGGCGCGGCGGGCGAGAACCGGGTCGCCGTCCTGTTCAACGACGTCTCCCAGCGCAAGCGCATGGAGGACACGCTCCGGGAGTTGAACGCCAACCTCGCGCAGCAGGTGGAGGAGCGCACGCGCGACCGCGACCGGCTCTGGCGGCTGTCCTCTGACTTGATGTTGGTGGCGCGGTTCGATGGCGCCATCACCGCGGTGAATCCCGCCTGGACGGAGATGCTGGGTTGGAGCGAGGCCGAGCTCGTGGGGCGCAGCCTGTTCGAGTTGGTCCACCCCGACGATCAGACCCGGACCGCGGGCGGGGCGAACGACATCTCCGAGGGCCGCGCGCTGTGGCGCTTCGAGAATCGCTACCGTCACAAGGACGGGAGCTACCGGTGGATCTCCTGGACGGCGGGCCCGGGCGACGGGTTCATGGTGGCGGTCGGGCGGGACATCACCGCGGAGAAGGCGCGGGAGGAGACGCTCGCCAAGACCGAGGAGCAGCTGCGGCAGGCCCAGAAGATGGAGGCGGTGGGGCAGTTGACGGGCGGTCTGGCGCACGACTTCAACAACCTGCTCACGGGCATCACCGGCAGCCTGGAGCTGCTGTCCATCCGCATCGCGCAGGGCCGCCTCAAGGAGCTGGATCGCTACACCGCGGCCGCCCAGGGCGCGGCCTCGCGCGCGGCGGCCCTGACGCACCGGCTGCTCGCGTTCTCGCGCCGCCAGACGCTCGACCCCAAGCCGGTGGATGCCAACCGCCTGGTCGAGGGCATGGCGGACCTCATCCGTCGCACGGTGGGGCCCGAGGTGCTGGTCACGGTCTCCACGGCGGACGGGCTCTGGTCCACCGAGGTCGATCCACACCAGTTGGAGAACGCGCTGCTCAACCTGTGCATCAACGCCCGGGACGCGATGCCCGGCGGGGGCCGGTTGACGATCGAGACGAACAACCGGGTGCTCGATGCGCGCGTGGCGCGGATCAACGACATGCAGCCGGGCAGCTACATCGTGCTGTGCGTGTCGGACACGGGCACGGGCATGCCGCCCGACGTCATCGCCAAGGCGTTCGATCCGTTCTTCACGACCAAGCCGCTCGGCGCGGGCACGGGCCTGGGCCTGTCGATGATCTACGGCTTCACGCGGCAGTCCGGCGGCCACGTGAGCATCTACTCCGAGGTCGGCAATGGCACGACGGTGTGCCTCTTCCTGCCGCGCCACCTGGGTGAGGCCAAGGCCGAGGATGCCGCGCCCCAGCTGTCCGAGGCGCCGCGCGCCGAGGTGGGCGAGACGGTGCTGGTGGTGGACGACGAGGCCGCCATCCGGATGCTGGTGACGGACGTGCTGGAGGAGCTGGGCTACCGCGCCATCGAGGCCGCCGACGGCGCGTCTGGCCTCAAGGTGTTGCGGTCCGAGGCCCGGATCGATCTGCTGGTGACGGACGTGGGCCTGCCGGGCGGGATGAACGGCCGGCAGATGGCCGACGCGGGCCGGGTGCATCGGCCCGGGCTCAAGGTGCTGTTCATCACGGGCTACGCCGAGGCGGCCGTGGTGGGCCATGGCCACCTGGAGCCCGGCATGCACGTGATGACCAAACCCTTCCCCATGGAGGCCCTGGCCACGCGCATCCGGACGTTGATCTCCGGCGAGTGA
- a CDS encoding mannosyltransferase family protein yields MHRAPYRVLALVILAALVVCAAAAGVGEWYYQHHKTPPGPEQGVLGYVLGGWYAYDSGWYQYIVENGYFYRPGEQSAVAFFPLYPLAVRGLHALVPDVRHAGILVTLVCGPLSVMLFLSWARMRTDADTAFQAALLFALYPFTFFLYGVMYSDALFILMVVGAFCLLEKGHLGTAVLLGALATAARPVAPAVVVGLLVRRLEWKRERGERWTALDALPVLSALGFVAYMAYLQWSFHEPLAFVKVQSAWGQVPGWRSWLKVSFFKTLMSPQSTTDYVVFICLHAALSVGALALLWPTLKRLGWGYGAFCAVMVGLPTVSTKDFMGMGRYLLSAFPLFLTLAMLLRERPRWRHGILAASSLCLVLLSAAFGLDYYLS; encoded by the coding sequence ATGCACCGCGCTCCCTACCGGGTCCTCGCCCTCGTCATCCTGGCCGCGCTCGTCGTCTGCGCCGCGGCCGCGGGCGTGGGCGAGTGGTACTACCAACACCACAAGACGCCGCCGGGCCCCGAACAGGGCGTGCTCGGCTACGTGCTGGGGGGGTGGTATGCCTATGACTCGGGCTGGTACCAGTACATCGTCGAGAACGGCTACTTCTACCGTCCGGGCGAGCAGAGCGCGGTGGCCTTCTTCCCGCTCTATCCGCTCGCCGTCCGGGGCCTGCACGCGCTGGTGCCCGACGTGCGGCATGCCGGCATCCTGGTGACGCTGGTGTGTGGGCCGCTGTCCGTGATGCTCTTCTTGTCCTGGGCCCGCATGCGCACGGACGCGGACACCGCCTTCCAGGCGGCGCTGCTCTTCGCGCTCTACCCGTTCACCTTCTTCCTCTACGGGGTCATGTACTCCGATGCGCTCTTCATCCTGATGGTGGTGGGGGCGTTCTGCCTGTTGGAGAAGGGGCACCTGGGCACGGCGGTGCTCCTGGGGGCGCTGGCCACGGCGGCGCGGCCCGTGGCGCCCGCGGTGGTGGTGGGCCTGCTGGTGCGTCGGCTCGAGTGGAAGCGCGAGCGGGGCGAGCGCTGGACGGCCCTGGACGCGCTGCCCGTCCTGTCCGCGCTCGGCTTCGTGGCCTACATGGCCTACCTGCAGTGGAGCTTCCACGAGCCGCTCGCCTTCGTGAAGGTGCAGTCGGCCTGGGGCCAGGTGCCCGGCTGGCGCTCGTGGCTCAAGGTGTCCTTCTTCAAGACCCTGATGTCGCCCCAGTCCACGACGGACTACGTCGTGTTCATCTGCCTGCACGCGGCGCTGAGCGTGGGGGCGCTCGCCCTGCTGTGGCCCACGCTCAAGCGCCTGGGCTGGGGCTATGGCGCGTTCTGCGCCGTCATGGTCGGCCTGCCCACCGTGTCCACGAAGGACTTCATGGGCATGGGGCGCTACCTCCTGTCCGCCTTCCCACTCTTCCTCACCCTCGCGATGCTGCTGCGCGAGCGCCCCCGGTGGCGCCACGGCATCCTCGCCGCGAGCTCGCTCTGCCTCGTCCTCCTCTCCGCCGCCTTCGGGCTGGACTACTACCTCTCGTGA
- a CDS encoding methyltransferase domain-containing protein: MNAPLSAALALFSRLPPAERFHVQARAFSAPLEAVAARVPPGGAVADVGCGHGLLTALLALGDSRRRVHGVDPDPRKVAWARQGPGRLSHVTVEEGGVDSLAEQLAGQFDTVVVCDVLYLLPVERWGDFLGAARRLLRPGGRLLLKEAEGDGSWKHRKCLAQEWVMVKALGRTQAGGDLVLQPRETVLGVLRDTGFIPRETVALGVGYTTPHILYVADNAP, translated from the coding sequence GTGAACGCACCCCTCTCCGCCGCCCTGGCCCTCTTCTCCCGCCTGCCCCCCGCCGAGCGCTTCCACGTCCAGGCCCGCGCCTTCTCCGCGCCCCTGGAAGCCGTGGCCGCCCGTGTGCCGCCCGGGGGCGCCGTGGCCGATGTGGGCTGCGGCCATGGCCTGCTCACCGCGCTGCTCGCCCTCGGGGATTCTCGTCGGCGGGTGCATGGGGTCGATCCTGACCCCCGCAAGGTGGCCTGGGCGCGCCAGGGCCCGGGTCGGCTGTCCCATGTGACGGTGGAGGAGGGGGGCGTGGACTCGCTCGCCGAGCAGCTGGCCGGCCAGTTCGACACCGTGGTGGTGTGTGACGTGCTGTACCTGCTGCCCGTGGAGCGCTGGGGCGACTTCCTCGGCGCGGCGCGCCGCCTGCTGCGGCCCGGCGGACGGCTGCTCTTGAAGGAGGCCGAGGGGGATGGCTCCTGGAAGCACCGCAAGTGCCTCGCGCAGGAGTGGGTGATGGTGAAGGCGCTCGGCCGCACCCAGGCGGGGGGTGACCTGGTGCTGCAGCCGCGCGAGACGGTGCTCGGCGTGCTGCGGGACACGGGCTTCATCCCCCGCGAGACGGTGGCGCTGGGCGTGGGCTACACCACGCCCCACATCCTCTACGTGGCGGACAACGCGCCGTAG